One window from the genome of Acanthochromis polyacanthus isolate Apoly-LR-REF ecotype Palm Island chromosome 21, KAUST_Apoly_ChrSc, whole genome shotgun sequence encodes:
- the sun1b gene encoding SUN domain-containing protein 1 isoform X1, giving the protein MEEEVQLLANGRTTSKQRRMTMDFSQLHTYTPPQCAPDNTGYTYSLSSSYSTAALDFEKEHQIAPVYESPRMSRRSLRLQTSAGLHGNESSADHSQNHSSSYTSTRRETRKQSSRKQQSSSLSLSLSQAATPRKTLSFSAVSTPITNSSSFQESSVASEASQLTSGLDQSQLRHRTITTTTTTSVDGHWGHGSSFSSSVNGDASVSKSHSSRGNGYICKDCSLHSQRTDSLIAQSSSSLLSSSSSSSQAAEASTDGLSSSSSPFTSIYTRDRSRRSKTGVLVSISNTCLRYSRQALGHVVSLVSLLFNSVVWLGSRAKSPPGKGILTSFMDSVRQAASSSLSQLRLLKQSTLHRMMGYRANGYEGQAHSSFCGSMNVKDLVTEDASHLKLNGSLCDDCKGKQHSETHTVLLTQASRSQRLVGALWSALVYAGYCLLQPGYCVVRAGKALGSGVGTSAQRLLSVLWMLLAAPVKAGRGLLWFLASGWYQLVSLMSLLNVFFLTKCLPRLWKLLWLLLPLLLLLALWLWGPSTAALLAYLPAVNLTEWRSASPLTFLSNMVPVPAPVPAAETPVEATPASTASQAPPTLPPVVVSGVDLERLERVERQLALLWEQVRQGDEKQEQRHGDILGLYSTLRDQLHSQTDRESLGLWVSSLLEQRLGVLRGELQDENTHREQSAEQQKQHQESQAARLAGLEALLKALATKTEELQQKQQQYEHEKEKREEEDVTPPSDTAPVSAGVQQEDHDALLAEVQRLEVELSRIRQDLQGVMGCKGKCEQLDTLQDTISAQVSSQLRKELQALFFGSGGSAEEQELPESLVLWLSQRYVSTPDLKASLASLEHSILRNISLQLELSRAQTLGEAESQTQTIVKTISGTVQHTSAAEGLTEEHVKLIVQNALKLYSQDRTGLVDYALESGGGSILSTRCSETYETKTALMSLFGLPLWYFSQSPRVVIQPDVYPGNCWAFKGSQGYLVIRLSLRILPTSFCVEHIPKTLSPTGNITSAPRNFTVYGLDDEYQEEGKLLGHYTYQEDGESLQTFPVQEQNDKVFQIIEVRVLSNWGHPEYTCMYRFRVHGEPRPQ; this is encoded by the exons ATGGAGGAAGAGGTCCAGCTCTTGGCCAACGGCAGAACCACG TCTAAGCAAAGAAGAATGACCATGGATTTTTCCCAGCTGCACACATACACGCCGCCACAGTGTGCTCCGGACAACACCGGCTATACGTACTCTCTCAG ctccagctACTCCACAGCAGCGTTGGACTTTGAGAAGGAGCACCAGATCGCTCCCGTCTACGAGTCGCCCAGGATGTCACGACGGAGCCTCCGTCTGCAGACCAGCGCCGGTCTCCATGGCAACGAGAGCTCGGCCGATCACTCCcagaaccacagcagcagctacaCCAGCACCAGGAGGGAGACACG gaagcagagcagcagaaagcAACAGTCCAGCTCTCTGTCGTTATCCCTGAGCCAAGCCGCCACGCCGAGGAAAACCCTCTCCTTCTCCGCTGTTAGCACCCCGAtcaccaacagcagcagctttcagGAGAGCAGTGTGGCGTCTGAAGCCTCTCAGCTCACCTCCGGCCTGGACCAGTCCCAGCTGAGGCATcgcaccatcaccaccaccaccactacgTCTGTGGATGGACACTGGG GCCACGGCTCCAGCTTCAGTTCGAGTGTCAACGGTGACGCCAGCGTGTCAAAGTCCCACAGCTCACGTGGAAATGGTTACATCTGCAAAGACTGCTCGTTACACTCTCAGAGGACGGACTCCCTCATCGCGCAGTCTTCATCGTCATTGttatcatcgtcatcatcatcatctcaaGCTGCAGAAGCCTCCACCGATGGcctctcctcctcatcttcacctTTCACCAGTATATACACCAGAGACAGGAGTCGGAGGAGCAAGACAG GTGTCCTGGTGTCAATATCTAACACGTGTTTGCGCTACAGCAGACAGGCCCTGGGCCACGTAGTGTCCTTAGTCAGCCTGCTCTTCAACAGTGTGGTCTGGTTGGGTTCAAGGGCCAAGAGCCCTCCAGGAAAAG GTATCCTCACATCGTTTATGGACTCAGTGAGACAAGCGGCCTCTTCGAGTTTGTCCCAACTGAGGCTGTTAAAGCAGAGCACTCTCCACAGGATGATGGGCTACAGAGCTAATGGCTATGAAGGACAAG CTCACTCGAGTTTCTGTGGAAGCATGAATGTGAAGGATCTGGTGACTGAAGATGCATCTCATCTTAAGCTCAATGGTTCCCTGT GTGATGACTGTAAAGGGAAGCAGCACTCTGAGACACACACCGTCCTCCTCACACAGGCCTCCAGGTCTCAGCGCCTGGTGGGGGCGCTGTGGAGCGCCCTAGTTTACGCAG GTTACTGCCTCCTCCAGCCGGGTTACTGTGTGGTCAGAGCCGGGAAAGCGTTGGGATCAGGGGTCGGGACGTCGGCACAGAGGCTGCTCTCAGTGCTCTGGATGCTCCTGGCAGCTCCAG TGAAGGCTGGCCGGGGTCTTCTGTGGTTTCTGGCGTCAGGATGGTACCAGCTGGTGTCACTCATGTCGCTCCTCAACGTCTTCTTTCTGACAAA atgcCTTCCCAGACTCTGGAAGCTCCTCTGGCTCCTTCTGCCCCTTTTGCTCCTCCTTG CTCTATGGCTCTGGGGTCCGTCCACTGCCGCCCTGCTCGCCTACCTCCCAGCCGTGAACCTGACCGAGTGGCGTTCAGCGTCTCCTTTGACCTTCTTGTCCAACATGGTGCCGGTTCCTGCTCCTGTCCCTGCAGCAGAGACTCCGGTGGAGGCGACACCAGCCAGCACAGCATCACAGGCACCG CCCACGCTGCCTCCGGTGGTCGTCTCTGGCGTGGACTTGGAGCGTCTTGAACGGGTCGAGCGCCAGCTAGCCCTGCTGTGGGAGCAGGTCCGGCAGGGTGACGAGAAGCAGGAGCAGCGTCACGGAGACATTTTGGGCCTCTACAGCACCCTCAGGGATCAGCTGCACAGCCAGACCGACAGGGAGAGTCTGGGGTTGTGGGTGTCGTCGCTGCTGGAGCAGAGACTCGGTGTGCTGCGTGGAGAGCTGCAGGACGAGAACACACACCGAGAACAG agTGCAGAGCAACAGAAACAACACCAAGAGAGTCAGGCAGCACGACTGGCTGGTTTAGAAGCGCTGCTCAAAGCTCTGGCTACCAAGACAGAG GAgttgcagcagaagcagcagcagtacgagcatgaaaaggagaagagagaggaggaggatgtgacTCCACCATCTGATACTGCTCCTGTCAG TGCGGGTGTGCAGCAGGAGGACCACGACGCTCTGCTAGCCGAGGTGCAGAGACTTGAGGTTGAGCTGAGTAGAATCAGACAGGACCTGCAGGGCGTTATGGGATGTAAGGGCAAGTGTGAGCAGCTGGACACACTGCAGGACACG ATATCAGCCCAGGTGTCCTCCCAGCTGCGTAAAGAGTTGCAGGCTCTGTTTTTTGGCAGCGGTGGGTCTGCAGAGGAGCAGGAGCTGCCCGAGTCTCTGGTCCTCTGGCTGTCCCAACGTTACGTCAGCACACCGGACCTGAAGGCATCGCTGGCCTCTCTGGAGCACAGCATCCTGAGAAACATCTCTCTGCAGCTGGAGCTCAGCCGAGCCCAGACGCTGGGCGAGGCCGAGTCCCAAACCCAGACCATTGTGAAGACGATAAGTGGGACTGTCCAGCACACGTCTGCTGCCGAGGGACTGACAGAGGAG CACGTGAAGCTGATCGTCCAGAATGCTCTGAAGCTCTACTCCCAGGATCGAACCGGCCTGGTGGACTACGCCCTGGAGTCTGGAG GCGGCAGCATCCTCAGCACCCGCTGCTCTGAGACGTATGAGACCAAGACGGCCCTGATGAGTCTGTTCGGACTGCCGCTTTGGTATTTCTCCCAGTCTCCTCGTGTCGTCATCCAG CCTGATGTCTATCCAGGGAACTGCTGGGCCTTTAAAGGCTCTCAGGGCTACCTGGTGATCCGGCTGTCACTGAGGATCTTGCCAACATCCTTCTGTGTGGAGCACATCCCCAAGACCTTGTCCCCGACCGGAAACATCACCAGCGCCCCTCGCAACTTCACCGTCTAT GGTCTGGATGATGAGTACCAGGAGGAAGGGAAGCTGCTGGGACACTACACGTACCAGGAGGACGGGGAGTCGCTGCAAACCTTCCCGGTTCAG GAGCAGAACGACAAGGTTTTCCAGATCATCGAGGTGCGAGTGCTGTCTAACTGGGGTCACCCAGAGTATACCTGCATGTACCGCTTCAGAGTCCACGGAGAGCCTCGTCCTCAGTGA
- the sun1b gene encoding SUN domain-containing protein 1 isoform X10: MEEEVQLLANGRTTSKQRRMTMDFSQLHTYTPPQCAPDNTGYTYSLSSSYSTAALDFEKEHQIAPVYESPRMSRRSLRLQTSAGLHGNESSADHSQNHSSSYTSTRRETRKQSSRKQQSSSLSLSLSQAATPRKTLSFSAVSTPITNSSSFQESSVASEASQLTSGLDQSQLRHRTITTTTTTSVDGHWGHGSSFSSSVNGDASVSKSHSSRGNGYICKDCSLHSQRTDSLIAQSSSSLLSSSSSSSQAAEASTDGLSSSSSPFTSIYTRDRSRRSKTAHSSFCGSMNVKDLVTEDASHLKLNGSLCYCLLQPGYCVVRAGKALGSGVGTSAQRLLSVLWMLLAAPVKAGRGLLWFLASGWYQLVSLMSLLNVFFLTKCLPRLWKLLWLLLPLLLLLALWLWGPSTAALLAYLPAVNLTEWRSASPLTFLSNMVPVPAPVPAAETPVEATPASTASQAPPTLPPVVVSGVDLERLERVERQLALLWEQVRQGDEKQEQRHGDILGLYSTLRDQLHSQTDRESLGLWVSSLLEQRLGVLRGELQDENTHREQSAEQQKQHQESQAARLAGLEALLKALATKTEELQQKQQQYEHEKEKREEEDVTPPSDTAPVSAGVQQEDHDALLAEVQRLEVELSRIRQDLQGVMGCKGKCEQLDTLQDTISAQVSSQLRKELQALFFGSGGSAEEQELPESLVLWLSQRYVSTPDLKASLASLEHSILRNISLQLELSRAQTLGEAESQTQTIVKTISGTVQHTSAAEGLTEEHVKLIVQNALKLYSQDRTGLVDYALESGGGSILSTRCSETYETKTALMSLFGLPLWYFSQSPRVVIQPDVYPGNCWAFKGSQGYLVIRLSLRILPTSFCVEHIPKTLSPTGNITSAPRNFTVYGLDDEYQEEGKLLGHYTYQEDGESLQTFPVQEQNDKVFQIIEVRVLSNWGHPEYTCMYRFRVHGEPRPQ; the protein is encoded by the exons ATGGAGGAAGAGGTCCAGCTCTTGGCCAACGGCAGAACCACG TCTAAGCAAAGAAGAATGACCATGGATTTTTCCCAGCTGCACACATACACGCCGCCACAGTGTGCTCCGGACAACACCGGCTATACGTACTCTCTCAG ctccagctACTCCACAGCAGCGTTGGACTTTGAGAAGGAGCACCAGATCGCTCCCGTCTACGAGTCGCCCAGGATGTCACGACGGAGCCTCCGTCTGCAGACCAGCGCCGGTCTCCATGGCAACGAGAGCTCGGCCGATCACTCCcagaaccacagcagcagctacaCCAGCACCAGGAGGGAGACACG gaagcagagcagcagaaagcAACAGTCCAGCTCTCTGTCGTTATCCCTGAGCCAAGCCGCCACGCCGAGGAAAACCCTCTCCTTCTCCGCTGTTAGCACCCCGAtcaccaacagcagcagctttcagGAGAGCAGTGTGGCGTCTGAAGCCTCTCAGCTCACCTCCGGCCTGGACCAGTCCCAGCTGAGGCATcgcaccatcaccaccaccaccactacgTCTGTGGATGGACACTGGG GCCACGGCTCCAGCTTCAGTTCGAGTGTCAACGGTGACGCCAGCGTGTCAAAGTCCCACAGCTCACGTGGAAATGGTTACATCTGCAAAGACTGCTCGTTACACTCTCAGAGGACGGACTCCCTCATCGCGCAGTCTTCATCGTCATTGttatcatcgtcatcatcatcatctcaaGCTGCAGAAGCCTCCACCGATGGcctctcctcctcatcttcacctTTCACCAGTATATACACCAGAGACAGGAGTCGGAGGAGCAAGACAG CTCACTCGAGTTTCTGTGGAAGCATGAATGTGAAGGATCTGGTGACTGAAGATGCATCTCATCTTAAGCTCAATGGTTCCCTGT GTTACTGCCTCCTCCAGCCGGGTTACTGTGTGGTCAGAGCCGGGAAAGCGTTGGGATCAGGGGTCGGGACGTCGGCACAGAGGCTGCTCTCAGTGCTCTGGATGCTCCTGGCAGCTCCAG TGAAGGCTGGCCGGGGTCTTCTGTGGTTTCTGGCGTCAGGATGGTACCAGCTGGTGTCACTCATGTCGCTCCTCAACGTCTTCTTTCTGACAAA atgcCTTCCCAGACTCTGGAAGCTCCTCTGGCTCCTTCTGCCCCTTTTGCTCCTCCTTG CTCTATGGCTCTGGGGTCCGTCCACTGCCGCCCTGCTCGCCTACCTCCCAGCCGTGAACCTGACCGAGTGGCGTTCAGCGTCTCCTTTGACCTTCTTGTCCAACATGGTGCCGGTTCCTGCTCCTGTCCCTGCAGCAGAGACTCCGGTGGAGGCGACACCAGCCAGCACAGCATCACAGGCACCG CCCACGCTGCCTCCGGTGGTCGTCTCTGGCGTGGACTTGGAGCGTCTTGAACGGGTCGAGCGCCAGCTAGCCCTGCTGTGGGAGCAGGTCCGGCAGGGTGACGAGAAGCAGGAGCAGCGTCACGGAGACATTTTGGGCCTCTACAGCACCCTCAGGGATCAGCTGCACAGCCAGACCGACAGGGAGAGTCTGGGGTTGTGGGTGTCGTCGCTGCTGGAGCAGAGACTCGGTGTGCTGCGTGGAGAGCTGCAGGACGAGAACACACACCGAGAACAG agTGCAGAGCAACAGAAACAACACCAAGAGAGTCAGGCAGCACGACTGGCTGGTTTAGAAGCGCTGCTCAAAGCTCTGGCTACCAAGACAGAG GAgttgcagcagaagcagcagcagtacgagcatgaaaaggagaagagagaggaggaggatgtgacTCCACCATCTGATACTGCTCCTGTCAG TGCGGGTGTGCAGCAGGAGGACCACGACGCTCTGCTAGCCGAGGTGCAGAGACTTGAGGTTGAGCTGAGTAGAATCAGACAGGACCTGCAGGGCGTTATGGGATGTAAGGGCAAGTGTGAGCAGCTGGACACACTGCAGGACACG ATATCAGCCCAGGTGTCCTCCCAGCTGCGTAAAGAGTTGCAGGCTCTGTTTTTTGGCAGCGGTGGGTCTGCAGAGGAGCAGGAGCTGCCCGAGTCTCTGGTCCTCTGGCTGTCCCAACGTTACGTCAGCACACCGGACCTGAAGGCATCGCTGGCCTCTCTGGAGCACAGCATCCTGAGAAACATCTCTCTGCAGCTGGAGCTCAGCCGAGCCCAGACGCTGGGCGAGGCCGAGTCCCAAACCCAGACCATTGTGAAGACGATAAGTGGGACTGTCCAGCACACGTCTGCTGCCGAGGGACTGACAGAGGAG CACGTGAAGCTGATCGTCCAGAATGCTCTGAAGCTCTACTCCCAGGATCGAACCGGCCTGGTGGACTACGCCCTGGAGTCTGGAG GCGGCAGCATCCTCAGCACCCGCTGCTCTGAGACGTATGAGACCAAGACGGCCCTGATGAGTCTGTTCGGACTGCCGCTTTGGTATTTCTCCCAGTCTCCTCGTGTCGTCATCCAG CCTGATGTCTATCCAGGGAACTGCTGGGCCTTTAAAGGCTCTCAGGGCTACCTGGTGATCCGGCTGTCACTGAGGATCTTGCCAACATCCTTCTGTGTGGAGCACATCCCCAAGACCTTGTCCCCGACCGGAAACATCACCAGCGCCCCTCGCAACTTCACCGTCTAT GGTCTGGATGATGAGTACCAGGAGGAAGGGAAGCTGCTGGGACACTACACGTACCAGGAGGACGGGGAGTCGCTGCAAACCTTCCCGGTTCAG GAGCAGAACGACAAGGTTTTCCAGATCATCGAGGTGCGAGTGCTGTCTAACTGGGGTCACCCAGAGTATACCTGCATGTACCGCTTCAGAGTCCACGGAGAGCCTCGTCCTCAGTGA
- the sun1b gene encoding SUN domain-containing protein 1 isoform X8, with protein MEEEVQLLANGRTTSKQRRMTMDFSQLHTYTPPQCAPDNTGYTYSLSSSYSTAALDFEKEHQIAPVYESPRMSRRSLRLQTSAGLHGNESSADHSQNHSSSYTSTRRETRKQSSRKQQSSSLSLSLSQAATPRKTLSFSAVSTPITNSSSFQESSVASEASQLTSGLDQSQLRHRTITTTTTTSVDGHWGHGSSFSSSVNGDASVSKSHSSRGNGYICKDCSLHSQRTDSLIAQSSSSLLSSSSSSSQAAEASTDGLSSSSSPFTSIYTRDRSRRSKTAHSSFCGSMNVKDLVTEDASHLKLNGSLCDDCKGKQHSETHTVLLTQASRSQRLVGALWSALVYAGYCLLQPGYCVVRAGKALGSGVGTSAQRLLSVLWMLLAAPVKAGRGLLWFLASGWYQLVSLMSLLNVFFLTKCLPRLWKLLWLLLPLLLLLALWLWGPSTAALLAYLPAVNLTEWRSASPLTFLSNMVPVPAPVPAAETPVEATPASTASQAPPTLPPVVVSGVDLERLERVERQLALLWEQVRQGDEKQEQRHGDILGLYSTLRDQLHSQTDRESLGLWVSSLLEQRLGVLRGELQDENTHREQSAEQQKQHQESQAARLAGLEALLKALATKTEELQQKQQQYEHEKEKREEEDVTPPSDTAPVSAGVQQEDHDALLAEVQRLEVELSRIRQDLQGVMGCKGKCEQLDTLQDTISAQVSSQLRKELQALFFGSGGSAEEQELPESLVLWLSQRYVSTPDLKASLASLEHSILRNISLQLELSRAQTLGEAESQTQTIVKTISGTVQHTSAAEGLTEEHVKLIVQNALKLYSQDRTGLVDYALESGGGSILSTRCSETYETKTALMSLFGLPLWYFSQSPRVVIQPDVYPGNCWAFKGSQGYLVIRLSLRILPTSFCVEHIPKTLSPTGNITSAPRNFTVYGLDDEYQEEGKLLGHYTYQEDGESLQTFPVQEQNDKVFQIIEVRVLSNWGHPEYTCMYRFRVHGEPRPQ; from the exons ATGGAGGAAGAGGTCCAGCTCTTGGCCAACGGCAGAACCACG TCTAAGCAAAGAAGAATGACCATGGATTTTTCCCAGCTGCACACATACACGCCGCCACAGTGTGCTCCGGACAACACCGGCTATACGTACTCTCTCAG ctccagctACTCCACAGCAGCGTTGGACTTTGAGAAGGAGCACCAGATCGCTCCCGTCTACGAGTCGCCCAGGATGTCACGACGGAGCCTCCGTCTGCAGACCAGCGCCGGTCTCCATGGCAACGAGAGCTCGGCCGATCACTCCcagaaccacagcagcagctacaCCAGCACCAGGAGGGAGACACG gaagcagagcagcagaaagcAACAGTCCAGCTCTCTGTCGTTATCCCTGAGCCAAGCCGCCACGCCGAGGAAAACCCTCTCCTTCTCCGCTGTTAGCACCCCGAtcaccaacagcagcagctttcagGAGAGCAGTGTGGCGTCTGAAGCCTCTCAGCTCACCTCCGGCCTGGACCAGTCCCAGCTGAGGCATcgcaccatcaccaccaccaccactacgTCTGTGGATGGACACTGGG GCCACGGCTCCAGCTTCAGTTCGAGTGTCAACGGTGACGCCAGCGTGTCAAAGTCCCACAGCTCACGTGGAAATGGTTACATCTGCAAAGACTGCTCGTTACACTCTCAGAGGACGGACTCCCTCATCGCGCAGTCTTCATCGTCATTGttatcatcgtcatcatcatcatctcaaGCTGCAGAAGCCTCCACCGATGGcctctcctcctcatcttcacctTTCACCAGTATATACACCAGAGACAGGAGTCGGAGGAGCAAGACAG CTCACTCGAGTTTCTGTGGAAGCATGAATGTGAAGGATCTGGTGACTGAAGATGCATCTCATCTTAAGCTCAATGGTTCCCTGT GTGATGACTGTAAAGGGAAGCAGCACTCTGAGACACACACCGTCCTCCTCACACAGGCCTCCAGGTCTCAGCGCCTGGTGGGGGCGCTGTGGAGCGCCCTAGTTTACGCAG GTTACTGCCTCCTCCAGCCGGGTTACTGTGTGGTCAGAGCCGGGAAAGCGTTGGGATCAGGGGTCGGGACGTCGGCACAGAGGCTGCTCTCAGTGCTCTGGATGCTCCTGGCAGCTCCAG TGAAGGCTGGCCGGGGTCTTCTGTGGTTTCTGGCGTCAGGATGGTACCAGCTGGTGTCACTCATGTCGCTCCTCAACGTCTTCTTTCTGACAAA atgcCTTCCCAGACTCTGGAAGCTCCTCTGGCTCCTTCTGCCCCTTTTGCTCCTCCTTG CTCTATGGCTCTGGGGTCCGTCCACTGCCGCCCTGCTCGCCTACCTCCCAGCCGTGAACCTGACCGAGTGGCGTTCAGCGTCTCCTTTGACCTTCTTGTCCAACATGGTGCCGGTTCCTGCTCCTGTCCCTGCAGCAGAGACTCCGGTGGAGGCGACACCAGCCAGCACAGCATCACAGGCACCG CCCACGCTGCCTCCGGTGGTCGTCTCTGGCGTGGACTTGGAGCGTCTTGAACGGGTCGAGCGCCAGCTAGCCCTGCTGTGGGAGCAGGTCCGGCAGGGTGACGAGAAGCAGGAGCAGCGTCACGGAGACATTTTGGGCCTCTACAGCACCCTCAGGGATCAGCTGCACAGCCAGACCGACAGGGAGAGTCTGGGGTTGTGGGTGTCGTCGCTGCTGGAGCAGAGACTCGGTGTGCTGCGTGGAGAGCTGCAGGACGAGAACACACACCGAGAACAG agTGCAGAGCAACAGAAACAACACCAAGAGAGTCAGGCAGCACGACTGGCTGGTTTAGAAGCGCTGCTCAAAGCTCTGGCTACCAAGACAGAG GAgttgcagcagaagcagcagcagtacgagcatgaaaaggagaagagagaggaggaggatgtgacTCCACCATCTGATACTGCTCCTGTCAG TGCGGGTGTGCAGCAGGAGGACCACGACGCTCTGCTAGCCGAGGTGCAGAGACTTGAGGTTGAGCTGAGTAGAATCAGACAGGACCTGCAGGGCGTTATGGGATGTAAGGGCAAGTGTGAGCAGCTGGACACACTGCAGGACACG ATATCAGCCCAGGTGTCCTCCCAGCTGCGTAAAGAGTTGCAGGCTCTGTTTTTTGGCAGCGGTGGGTCTGCAGAGGAGCAGGAGCTGCCCGAGTCTCTGGTCCTCTGGCTGTCCCAACGTTACGTCAGCACACCGGACCTGAAGGCATCGCTGGCCTCTCTGGAGCACAGCATCCTGAGAAACATCTCTCTGCAGCTGGAGCTCAGCCGAGCCCAGACGCTGGGCGAGGCCGAGTCCCAAACCCAGACCATTGTGAAGACGATAAGTGGGACTGTCCAGCACACGTCTGCTGCCGAGGGACTGACAGAGGAG CACGTGAAGCTGATCGTCCAGAATGCTCTGAAGCTCTACTCCCAGGATCGAACCGGCCTGGTGGACTACGCCCTGGAGTCTGGAG GCGGCAGCATCCTCAGCACCCGCTGCTCTGAGACGTATGAGACCAAGACGGCCCTGATGAGTCTGTTCGGACTGCCGCTTTGGTATTTCTCCCAGTCTCCTCGTGTCGTCATCCAG CCTGATGTCTATCCAGGGAACTGCTGGGCCTTTAAAGGCTCTCAGGGCTACCTGGTGATCCGGCTGTCACTGAGGATCTTGCCAACATCCTTCTGTGTGGAGCACATCCCCAAGACCTTGTCCCCGACCGGAAACATCACCAGCGCCCCTCGCAACTTCACCGTCTAT GGTCTGGATGATGAGTACCAGGAGGAAGGGAAGCTGCTGGGACACTACACGTACCAGGAGGACGGGGAGTCGCTGCAAACCTTCCCGGTTCAG GAGCAGAACGACAAGGTTTTCCAGATCATCGAGGTGCGAGTGCTGTCTAACTGGGGTCACCCAGAGTATACCTGCATGTACCGCTTCAGAGTCCACGGAGAGCCTCGTCCTCAGTGA